The following proteins are encoded in a genomic region of Triticum dicoccoides isolate Atlit2015 ecotype Zavitan chromosome 1B, WEW_v2.0, whole genome shotgun sequence:
- the LOC119340357 gene encoding CAAX prenyl protease 2-like, which translates to MAAPAGSHPASPPAIPGKAAVAACAAMAVSYVAVLYAPTLLLRLPPATSLRAFFHRRFVCAAVSSAASVLATAALLGVWNLSDSSMALAVFGIRSDHLLEAVVIPLLLTSLVYAGSFIARLWAMSSSCGTDDDGVGVSCTDKLARWMQTSLQDVMVWRNYVVAPFTEELVFRACMIPLLLCGGFKMYNIIFLSPIFFSLAHLNHLFELHQQGCNFMRSLLIVGVQLGYTVIFGWYAAFLFIRTGNLVSPIVAHILCNMMGLPAFSSPRTRGVTSLAFLAGSVSFFCLLFPATSPKLYNARLDGCSCWHGYCRWS; encoded by the exons ATGGCGGCGCCGGCGGGCTCCCACCCCGCCTCGCCGCCAGCGATACCTGGGAAGGCTGCGGTGGCAGCGTGCGCCGCCATGGCCGTCTCGTACGTCGCCGTCCTATACGCCCCcacgctcctcctccgcctcccgcccgCCACCTCGCTCCGCGCCTTCTTCCACCGCCGCTTCGTGTGCGCGGCCGTGTCCTCCGCCGCCTCCGTCCTCGCCACCGCGGCTCTCCTAGGC GTATGGAACTTGAGCGACTCGTCTATGGCGCTCGCGGTGTTCGGCATTCGTAGCGATCACTTG CTCGAGGCAGTAGTGATTCCACTTCTCCTTACATCCCTAGTATATGCTGGGTCATTCATCGCAAGACTCTGGGCCATGTCAAGCTCGTGTGGCACGGATGATGATGGGGTGGGAGTCAGCTGCACCGACAAGCTTGCTCGCTGGATGCAAACCTCCTTACAGGATGTAATGGTGTGGCGGAACTACGTAGTG GCACCGTTTACGGAGGAGCTGGTTTTCAGGGCGTGCATGATACCTCTTCTTCTGTGTGGAGGATTCAAAATGTATAACATTATATTTCTGAGTCCAATCTTCTTCAGCCTAG CACACCTAAATCACTTGTTTGAACTTCACCAACAAGGATGCAACTTTATGAGATCTCTCCTGATTGTTG GTGTCCAATTAGGCTACACTGTAATTTTCGGGTGGTATGCTGCATTTTTGTTCATCCGAACAG GGAATCTTGTGTCTCCTATTGTTGCTCACATATTGTGTAACATGATGGGTTTGCCTGCGTTCTCATCACCGCGAACAAGAG GAGTGACATCGCTAGCGTTTCTGGCCGGTTCAGTatccttcttttgtcttcttttccCTGCTACAAGTCCAAAACTGTACAATGCGAGGTTAGACGGATGCAGTTGCTGGCATGGTTACTGCAGATGGAGTTAG